A DNA window from Pseudorasbora parva isolate DD20220531a chromosome 19, ASM2467924v1, whole genome shotgun sequence contains the following coding sequences:
- the gngt1 gene encoding guanine nucleotide-binding protein G(T) subunit gamma-T1 encodes MPVINVEDLTDLDKAKMEVTQLKTEVKLERAKTSKCCEEITEYIQSGADEDPLVKGIPEEKNPFKEKGGCVIC; translated from the exons ATGCCGGTCATAAATGTAGAGGACCTGACAGACCTGGATAAGGCTAAAATGGAAGTAACCCAGCTCAAAACTGAGGTGAAACTGGAAAGAGCGAAG ACCTCCAAATGCTGTGAAGAGATTACGGAGTACATTCAGAGCGGAGCAGATGAAGATCCTTTGGTCAAAGGCATTCCAGAGGAGAAGAACCCATTCAAGGAGAAAGGTGGATGTGTCATTTGCTAA
- the tfpi2 gene encoding LOW QUALITY PROTEIN: tissue factor pathway inhibitor 2 (The sequence of the model RefSeq protein was modified relative to this genomic sequence to represent the inferred CDS: inserted 4 bases in 3 codons), with protein MACDLLGGLFLIVALLXNAVGLQTKEVCLLQIEEGTCNDDIQRYYYNTITQQCEEFSYSGCGGNANNFKSFMECQKHASGYQVPKFPQICRFPMKEGPCRGLFKRYFFNMSSMQCDXFTYGGCQGNENQFENFQGCMEYCNPSKTIPVICHGILDKGICSASXSKVLLHAATKTCEEFTYTGCGGSSNNFISKQSCMDVCVQNGSKRKKSSSKKSIKVSKQYLRRVKAQPPGERPAK; from the exons ATGGCGTGTGATTTGCTTGGAGGTCTTTTTCTTATTGTTGCCCTGC CAAACGCCGTCGGACTACAAACCAAAG AAGTTTGTCTGCTGCAAATTGAAGAAGGAACATGCAATGACGACATCCAGCGTTACTACTACAATACAATCACACAACAGTGTGAAGAATTCAGCTATAGCGGCTGTGGAGGAAACGCAAACAACTTCAAGTCATTTATGGAATGTCAGAAACATGCTTCAGGATACCAAGTAC CCAAATTTCCACAa ATCTGCCGTTTTCCAATGAAAGAGGGGCCCTGCCGAGGCCTCTTCAAGCGTTATTTCTTCAACATGTCCTCCATGCAGTGTG CCTTCACTTATGGTGGTTGCCAAGGCAATGAAAACCAGTTTGAAAACTTTCAGGGATGTATGGAATATTGCAATCCTTCTAAAA CGATCCCTGTGATTTGCCATGGCATTTTGGATAAAGGAATTTGCTCAGCTTC TAGCAAGGTATTACTACACGCTGCTACAAAAACATGCGAGGAGTTCACATACACGGGATGCGGAGGAAGCAGCAATAACTTCATCTCCAAACAAAGCTGCATGGACGTTTGTGTTCAAAATG GGAGCAAACGCAAAAAGAGTTCCTCAAAAAAGTCAATAAAAGTTTCTAAACAGTACTTAAGACGCGTAAAGGCTCAGCCACCAGGGGAGAGACCGGCCAAATAA